CAAACTGTCTAACTTCCATGATGATACACCTTGCATGATAAGAGTAAAATCTTCTTggtacttttacagtattttgttcattgcagaggaCTCGAGACTGGTGCCAGTTGGCAGCCCTGGAGAGGTGCACAGTAACACTACCCGTGGAAACGTAAAGTCTCTGACAGACAGCACAACGGAGAATATGAACGTTGAAGATGAAGACGACTCGATGAAGGAGCTTGTGGTACGGACTTCGTTTTCATTACTTCCTAAGTCAGAAACCTCACGTTATAAATTCGCTTCTGAAGACCACAATTAAGGTTATGAGTTCGTTCACTGAAGTATCAACTAATGCTAGGCTACAATGAATacttattattgaaaaaaaatcgtTGCGGCACTGGGAATCCAACTCAGGACCTTCAGGTTggtgcgctgagtgctcttaccatctgagctttgccggggcgaatttttctctattaataaGTACCTACGTGATGACTACATAAAGTCACTGATTACACAATGTTCAATAGAGGACGGCGAGGTCCTCTGATAAAGAATATGTATAAATCTAAAATGAACAGTTTTACACAGAACATATGTACGTGTTTAGTTTTTCGTTAGTAAAAATATGTCTGCGGGCAAATAAATTGCGAGAACAGGTATTTTCGGAGTATTTTCCTTTATTCTGtcattaaaaaatcttaaaaagaaaggaacaaaaaaaactACTGTACTACATCATTTGTCACAACACAAATTCTATGTGATTTGTACAGAAACTAACAGAAGAAATCTTTGGAAATGGCACCAACGTTTAAGTCTGATGATAACTTCGGGCACTCCAAGTCAGCTATTTTTCTTATCAActctgttatacagggacatcattttatttttacttcaatttttattgtacctgagtttttgaatgtacttcactcccaccccttctactaatgaagttccaactccagacagaatcaaggccgcctatagtaaacagcactgagttagtgagtatagtacgttccagaaatatgttcgcgttttccagtgacgaaagaactttccatattgaatcatattttcgcacaggtactgtccgtttgcctacgtcgcatcccgatttcccccacctgcttctgcacgcccctctgtaaaagcaggtctgtcttagctcttttctgaaaacattaatttctgttaggaattggacgtttacgtaatattgcacaactgtttaaaataacttaaataaaagggcctcgttaagtaattaactgtcacgtgagttccccctttctacgatcctgcggcataaccacttggactgacagtagatagcatgtctgagtaattttatctgtgcgggtcgggcagaagtgaagatagaatttacggtactcttttatagagtaggtacagaattatatcaacatgagttactagtacgaaggacgaaactggcaattggaattagatgcaatagtctatagtgcgatattatgcacaaaagaactgaagcttgtatcgaaatgaacggccactattttcaaaaatgtgtttaaatatacatattatgattatttttcaattgaacttcattctcttattgtacgctaatgtactgtagacagtataatagacactgcacaatgaatacgttcgcatgaatagctcagttcgtgagtaaaaacacttattcttaatacagtactgcattttgagtaaacaaaaacctaatgaaaattatcgaactcaaaatcgcgatattacccagtttacgtaaatggatgaactacttttcttccctcctatacctagtaaagtgatttgtttgtgttttacgccggtatcatcgaactccagtcgtggaaggaggtagcgaaagatgtttccggttctctaaaggtatagccaggttaatattaaaaatgttagtaaaaataaaatgatgtccccgtattTTCTAACATGGAAAGAAAGGATAAACGGACGGGTCTCGAACTCCCGATTTCTACATTATCTATCCAATACTTATGCTCTGGAGGTTAGAGATTAACTAAGTACTTTGCAGGCAGCTTATTTAGGTGCCAGTAACTTTGAGACTTGTATAATTTGGCAGTgctttgtttaatttaatattcttcctACCTCATATATGTTGCCTATCAACAGAAGCAACTCACTTTTAAAATCAGCATACATAAAGAAATCTTGGCATGCATGGATATTATAGCTTCATTTTTTCAGATACAGAAAATAATCTTTTAATACGTATCTTAAAGTGTACCATCGTCATTTTCCAGTGGTGCTGCAATGGTCCTTCTAGTGATAAAAATGACACAAAGGAATACGAAGGAATTATGCAGGAATGCAGGACTGAAGTAAGCAAGAAGCTGGAAAGTAAGTAGACTTAATTACTTCATGTGATGATATTACTAATTTTTCATCCTACAGAATTCTCCGttattaataaacaattaattactTTACTGACGGGTTCGCTTGTATAAGAATAAATTCACAGGATGTTCCAATGAACATGCAACAAATTACCTAGTACAAATGTAATGTTTAAGTTTACTATCTGATCAATTAATCCGTTCCGTCCTTGCTGTTTTTAGTCGCTAATACATAGCAAGTTTCAAAGTGGTAGAGTAAGTGGATGGTTTTGATAGACTGTGGTTCTCCTAAACGGCCTCACGTGATGAAACGTTCAGAACTTGATGAACTTCGACATTTATGTTGAAACGATGGCTGAATATCTggagttttcacaaaactcaacatttccatatgaagagtccactgcaaaaatgatggatgtcactttcttgtcgaaaatgaaccaagactgtcaatgcatagcttaagacatatagaatgtacatacagagttatatggcattaacactgatagtcattgtccagtaatgatcggaaaatcacagttaagctttgagcgctaagcatttcagactttcaattgcgtctcctgcaaaatgtattccaaatgacatccatcattcttgcagtggactcttcatttctttcCGTTATTATAAGATTTTTTTCCTAGATTCATGTGGCTCTCAGAATGAAAGTTTTACCATAATTGCTATGCTTACTGGTTATCTAGAAGATTCCGCAGTTTAAAATAAACTTTCTTCCTATCCCTTGTAATAGTTACCATAATCGAGTCATTGGTTTGTCTACTTTCTAGCGAAATAAACTATGTCGTCATGGTCAAATGTATTCTAAGATCCACACAAAAATGTTCTACAATTCTACTGAAAACACCGCATTTGTGGCTTAGCACTATCGCTCTAGTTTTTCATCCAGACTATCCGTGtgaaatttgtagtggacaaagcagacgcaGAAATTTtgtcgggatactcccgttttcctTTTCCATTCCACTAACATTCTCCATCTTTCCCTCATGTATCTATCATTTCCAGTAATTAAAAATAAGCTCGGGGTTTGTATGGGTGTCCGATGTTGATAGAGACTTAATGGACCCAGGAATGGAACCTGGCTCTGTCAAGACTGATGCAGTATGACTCGCATGTCGGCACCTGGACACGAATACCAACCAGGTCACCTGTCAGACTAGAATAATCGCGTATAGGATATAAAATTAGCCCTAAGTGCATAGGTGCATTGCGGCACCGGTCCTTGAAAACCCAGCCAGCTAAACGGTCTATTGAAGTCACCTTCCGCTATGCGAGACAATTAAATATTCGCTTAAATTCCACACATTATGCAGTCTATTCGATTGTGACCTTCGAAAATTAGTCATAACTTGAAAAGAGTTACAACTGCAGTACAGAAATATCTTAATTCTTTGAACaaccaaaaaaagaaacaaaagtgtCACATTTTAAAGCCAAAATTACAAGTTGTTACGCAGATATATATTAATGAAGTGGGAAATGTACACTAATTTCAATCTTTTGCGTCTTACTTTATATTAACcaattctttttattcttcttcctcaccAACACCACCAAACCCCTCTCACATTGAATATTCCGACCGTGAATAATGTCACACTCATTAACTGTTGTCTAAATTTTCAGATATGACACATTTACCGAACAAACAACGCACTCGCAATGAAATGGACGTAAGTATCAATGTCTTAAATTTTTGTAACACTATCGAAATGTACGACGAATATTGGGATAAAAGCATTGTTGTGTTAAAGGAATATTCATTTAACAACACTTGCGTTTAAGAAATATTCATTTAACAACATTGTTATGTTTAAGAAACAATCATTTAACTACATTTTGTGTCCAAGGAACATTCCTTTAACAATATTGTTGAGTGTAAGGAATATTCTTTTAACAATATTGTTGTCAGCAAGAAATATTCCTTTAACTACATTGTTGTGTCTAAGGAATAATCTTTTAACAATATTGTTGTCTGCAAGGAATATTCCTTTAACAGCATTGTTGAGTGTAAGGAATAATCTTTTAACAATATTGTTGTCTGCAAGGAATATTCCTTTAACAGCATTGTTGACTGTAAGGAATAATCTTTTAACAATATTGTTGTCTGCAAGGAATATTCTTTTAACAGCATTGTTGAGTGTAAGGAATAATCTTTTAACAATATTGTTGTATGCAAGGAATATCCCTTTAACAACATTGTTGAGTGTAAggaataatattttaacaatattgttgTCTGCAAGGAATATTCCTTTAACAACATTGTTGAGTGTAAggaataatattttaacaatattgttgTCTGCAAGGAATATCCCTTTAACAACATTGTTGAGTGTAAggaataatattttaacaatattgttgTCTGCAAGGAATATTCCTTTAACAGCATTGTTGTgtatgagaaatatttaaaaagtcataaaaatatcaacaaaattaTCAACAAGCGACAACCTAATTCAAAAGCAGAAGCACACATTTTTTGAATGGGATGTAGATCCTATGTTatatgcagcagcagcagctgattattaataatttagtaacagtaacagtagtacaGTATAATCGTGAAGATTTATGTATTTCACTTCAATAATTGTTGTGCTCATTTCTATTTTTACAACGCTAATTTTTCAATGGGTTTGGTGTTCACCTTTCGTCTATCTATCTCAAACAAAAATCTTACTAAGTCACAACTTGTATGAGAGCCAAAACAAATCATGCAAAAGGCCGAAAAGTAGTAGCACAATAAAATATAACAGTAAGTTTTGTGTTATACTGAGGTTCATTACTTCACTGCTTTCTTTCAGTGCCTCATGCAGTGTACGTTTCGGAGATATAAAGCGGTGAGTACTCGACTGAACCATTTCACAtcataaaattatgaacatttacATTATTATGGTTTCGAACCCCGTATTGGGCACTGATGTTTGTAGATTTCACAGGTTTATACTGAGACTTGGCATCCACCAGACCTCAAAGACACCTGGTTGAGTTCGCAGGAAAATTTTATGATTAATCATTATCGAAAAAAGTCAGTTTTCTCTATAACTACATTACCTAGGATAACAAATGTTTTCACTGCCCATTATGGAATGTTTTCTTGAGTACACTGCTATCAAAGATTTCTAGCTAGTATTACTTCCTTTAGTTGTACAATTGTGTTAATCTGtgcaataatttctaaaccaaATATCAGTTTCCAATGCACTTACAttttcagaacttcacaaatttttatattaatgctTCTGATAAGTGCCCTgatggtgttagttgggaggccggagggaaaaagacctttagggaggccgaaacgtagatgggaagataatattaaaatggacttgagggaggtgggatatgatgatagagaatggattaatctatctcaggatagggaccgatggcgggcgtatgtggggacggcaatgaacctccggattccttaaaagccagtaagtaagtgtccTGATATAGCGAGTTAACCATTAGGTCACTTCAGGGCATGACTTGTGTtttaatccatttttttttcacaaaaattgtttgttgtaatttttttaatatttataatttttttccttcggAATGGTGTACTTTTTTATCAAAATCTTTCACCTATTGTATGTAGTTAAATGTTCTGTACACCCACAAAAAATATCAGAGATTTAAGTTGAATACTTTTTCAGAAAAGTGTacatgaaatgtaaaaaaaatcaaactttcgGGAAATGGCAAAAAAAATGGGCTTCTTTTAAATACTAACTAGAAATCTTTGATAGCAATGGACTCAGAAAACATTCCATAATGGgcagtaaaaaaattattatcctAGATATTGTAGTTTTAGAGAAAACTAACTTTCTTTCAACAGTGATTAATTATGAAATTGCCCTGAGAATTCTACCAGTTGGCCTTAAAGGATTCAAGTCAGGAGTATTAAAGGGAATGCTGTAGCTCAGGAGAACTTTAGCGAGCAACGTGTATATGAGCGCAAGCAAATGGCAATCAAAGTCCAAATCTTCCCAACCTcgtatcataatatactgtactATTACAGCTTATGCTCCAGAATACTATTAACGCAAGTTTGATCTATTGTTAAAGCTTACACTTTAAGCGTAAGACACTCGCATTACGCGTGGTCAACACGACGCTAAGGCCTTCATCAAAGCAATATCGAACAAGACACTGACAATACATAAACATCTATGCCCTGAAGAGAATTCGAACTCATGAACGTGCTCACCAATTCTATATCTTACCTATCTGAATAACACGATCTATAAagtgtatttatatttaattaatcataaattataattttaaaataccagCCTTCATTAGGCGGAATACACTGTTATCAGCAATTTGCTTATTTTTGTTTCAGGTGGATGACGAAGGTAACATTCAGAAGTCCGCTTACGATATAATTACAAATCAATTAGACCTCAGAGACCAGCTGATACTAGAGAAAATATCACAAGTTTGTGTCAAATCACACGAAGGTAAAAATAAGAACAATGTTACGCCTGATATTTTCAAAAGTACTATTACTGTTCAGAACATGgaataaatgtcataattttcttcaaaaaactatgcaaatacttcaactttaatcattcattcatgcccaacgtcaggtctttcactgcaaatccagcattctccagtctttcctattttctgcctccctcttagtctcctcatatgatccatatatcttattttcgtctatcacctgatatcttcttctgtctcgaactcttctcccgttcaccattccttccagtgcatctttcagaggacagtttcttcttaaacggtgatccagccaattcctttttctcttcctgatcagtttcagcatcattctttcttcatgcactcttttcaacacagcttcatttcttagtctgtctgtccatttcagacgctctagccttctccatatccacatttcaaatacttctagtcgcttctcttcacttcgtcgttatgtacatatttctgacccatacaattctacactccatacaaagcacttcactagccttttatatatattattacaattattattattattattattattattattattattattattattattattttctcatgaGCTGAACTGTCATCTGCCTCTGGCTGTTGCACagtacattaaatattagtaaataaacaaataaattagtaaataaataaataattattatgcatGATCTAGGCGTTAGCGATTAAGTTTATATGAATTGTTATCCCTTGCatataatgttagttgggaggccggagggaaaaagacctttggggaggccgagacgtagatgggaagataatattaaaatggatttgagggaggtgggatatgatggtagagactggattaatcttgctcaggatagggaccaatggcgggcttatgtgagggcggcaatgaacctccgggtttcttaaaagccagtaagtaagtaaatcatccCTTGTTCAGGTGTCCTAATGACATACATTTATGTacctatacacacatacattcagggattttttgggtgactgtgTGACAAACTTTGAGATGAGATAGGTGCTACCAAATGGAACAACTTTTGCTTACAAACCCATATCCAGTACGAAGCTACATATCGTTGAAAGCAGCGAGTTTTTCGCATGACAGTTTTGACTCATCATCTTTCTTATTAAATGCCTGAAATTACAGCAACCTGATGGACGTATCTCCATCTTCGGTTGCGTAATACTAAGGGGTTCTTGAAAGTATTCGACAGTTAATGATGACACGATGCAATGTATGAAACGAGCTGGGTGGACGCCAGGTTGTAAACCGACTTTAAACCACAGACAATGTATTGTACGTACATTAATTGTgtaaaaatatactgacatgtaATCACTTGTAAATTGTGTAGTACATTTGTTAATTTAGAACATGTACGCACTTGAGCTGTAAATaaaggagagagaaaaagagtCCCCCCCAAACAAAGTAGTTACTTCCTCGTTCAACGCATCCTACCTTGCAAACGAGAAAATACTTATTGAATAATAGtcatgaatgaaactgttttcaAAGTTATGTAAATCTGTACTGGAATAACACAAGATATGGATTTATAAGTAAACCTTGACACCACACCTCAAAGTTTGTCACACACTCACTCAAACTCCCTGTATACACATACAcgaattcatacatacatacatacatacatacatacatacatacatacatacatacatacatacatacatatccgcATACATTTCTCATGTCAATTTGCATTGTTACAGAAAACGGCAGATACAGTATGCACCATGTCTGTAGGCCTGCTGCCAACCAGTTCATCCATTGTGTGTACGACATGATGAACATGGTAAGTCTTTGGACCTGAACAACTTATCAATGTCTTTCACCAGTTATTTCTTGAGTTGAATAAAACATTTGGTTATCCATCGCTGGTAGAAtttgtgatggcgagatgaggcggaagattcgccatagattacctgatattcaccttaaggttggggaaaacctcggaaaaatcaaccgttaatcagcccaagcgggaatagaacccgagCCTGAGtgcaattccggatcggcaggcaagctgcTTAGCCGACTAAGATCCAGTTAAATGCACGGAGAGAACAAATTAATATCACTAAAGTCAAAACAAGTTAAGAACAACCGGAGACAACTTCGTTAGATGCTATACACAACAAACCAATTAAACTGAAGAACCATacttccaattttttt
The sequence above is a segment of the Periplaneta americana isolate PAMFEO1 chromosome 3, P.americana_PAMFEO1_priV1, whole genome shotgun sequence genome. Coding sequences within it:
- the LOC138697188 gene encoding uncharacterized protein — protein: MAASSVTLWLSLFCILPRGLQHALHPEDSRLVPVGSPGEVHSNTTRGNVKSLTDSTTENMNVEDEDDSMKELVWCCNGPSSDKNDTKEYEGIMQECRTEVSKKLENMTHLPNKQRTRNEMDCLMQCTFRRYKAVDDEGNIQKSAYDIITNQLDLRDQLILEKISQVCVKSHEENGRYSMHHVCRPAANQFIHCVYDMMNMHCPKEKQPNNEICNMHREELKMKYNI